The Carassius gibelio isolate Cgi1373 ecotype wild population from Czech Republic chromosome B12, carGib1.2-hapl.c, whole genome shotgun sequence genome has a segment encoding these proteins:
- the LOC127969251 gene encoding proliferation marker protein Ki-67 isoform X1 — translation MPLLGKIVVIKRNGGDGTEFPLTASCLFGRKLDCDIRIQLPQVSKEHCKIELNENKELILTNLSSVNPTRINGQALNQSERLKHGDLITIIDRSFRFEYPPPKTPKKTLSTPGKDKAVQALQEQQEKSTPVPVDKRKSEHSFDTCLKDGSNLPPSVEQTVETEPEGSKLKKDSMSPFCELYQMVKQDLAAKSPWKSELPKTPLARPQVGHKKVLAADVKSSPIPVPTTSTKKRRSSKSKSEDSTGPAIIQSSLNANVEEKPTEDMPSVGPSTPSITEKNIIPVSQKKRTPLKSPQKFSADDVVQQIVIEPQPEEKTPKSPKGRRSGGSQNQSLSHQIPSVEPQTPGSEDKNTEVKMSPRTSPRANAGKRFQVQDVLPEITATTSASKKQGNELCDGNESYNEVTIPKSKKKRVSFGGQLSPELFDKRLPPNSPLRRGAAPRRSLGLSQKPQSLLRRASTIGLMALRLAETFPEAQKHSPKRASPKRTASPAKTQSPGKKSPSTKARTPSPAKKSPCSKAKTPSPKPQKSPSASTKAPTPSSSPATPRTPSSAKRASSSAIESVGDMSLTVTPRVQGRFSISRISTPSPVQDQGDESEPQSTIVDVPQKCVTPKIPLRRKSMKSSSRKTPKSAIKSALDVMRSRRSGASRANLKVLTSWADIVKFGQTKPQMEVTTKKKSTKNIVVKKTAVPKPKTPARRLKDDVSTGHAASPLTIVVGKAHMKTNQSVGAAPKIVPNIALFKKDMKMDEDLTGVAEIFKTPANTRSKNRVLVNNECPEILLNEISVMKTPEELGEMMVSPLSVVSTAKRGGYNNEAVTRLLLDNQDDSLLEDESLSQLPENSNEASFHDIIPDVETPSDVQMEEEAAAPEAVVKTPKQRAAPSLCLTGVKRLMKTPKQKAEPIEDLRGKLLKTPKVFKPSQHESLEGVKELLKTPKYRGAPVEDMVGVKRVMQTPKEKSKPVLCAAGLQRLMRTPKEKAEQHEDLTGVKELMKTPKIEGAMVENQLGPKRLVKTPKRKRNQVEEDLTGVQQLMKTPKHKGEPVEDEMCVQRLMQTPKEKDVPVEEISGLKQVIQAPNQKEDPVSSQFGISDLMRTPQFKESLAEDYSGFKEFQSENSSSLTTESRVTEPTEIQEPEESGSGFIPVEGLDEEHDEENVCPVKTMETEVVKSVDLQCTAKVVESNQSDQEVETVIPQERHPDQNEESISVEAVDVFSFGADEKTQEQSEEAVCVSDNTNATVGATPTAEPEELIKSPPANKIQRGSRGRAAQKSKNEMVKAPAVLSLIEEENMSCPIPASPARGRRGKILLEVPEMAASPVRKSARGRVPKHSFVEEEAKNTEASQVLVESINTEIPENLPVVTKTRKGRKAKQDDAVVVPTVDANAVDPQCPDASEEQVQAPVVKPGRRKKMEKIESQPSEEPEQKTEIVCEENAVASEDVKLQTSLGTETVSTTRARRGRPAKKEHLKTEPTPASESEIPSTHVVVVAEKPLTPVAKSGRGRKGKKETVKDQPLDDVTVVSKAVSEADVDNKEETQTLVVKSGRGRKAKLQKPQIAEEVVEQTAIETCTHIPVTEEPTEMLVKSVRGNRKTKQSKMTVSVEENIVSPVEQAETPAVKPGRKRAVIAKEPEMVADVSVKRGRRAVADPAPPVAIVSSRARKAVAKAESEVTEDVASSEEPVKPVKHTRRTAKAPESKKEESTMTQADSEFVAVENTTVVALAKVERGSRGKKQKDLTKDISKNQIKESAAVEEANEMKPSKTVNWGPDLVIGKDIETSTDVKEPLMKKSKRLGKLPSETTSTESNESADLPPRGRRGRGAKKEEPPVADSKEAAPVLAKPLRRGKAVAPSAPKSEPTDSKTSTPLKRKRNEVIEVTDESVNQEPLPKRRGRVAKSAEVAAEVSSKEKISEAEPENAEPTPKKTGNRAARGQKRTAQEPDPAPAKAQESVLGTTTRKGRSVKKVEEVDVPTEAAPVRRTRRK, via the exons ATGCCTTTGCTTGGAAAGATCGTGGTGATCAAAAGAAATGGAGGAGATGGCACTGAATTTCCCCTCACAGCGTCCTGTTTGTTCGGAAG GAAGCTGGACTGTGATATTCGGATTCAGCTGCCGCAGGTGTCTAAAGAGCATTGCAAAATTGAGCTGAATGAGAACAAGGAg CTCATTTTGACCAATTTGAGCTCTGTGAACCCCACACGTATTAATGGACAAGCTCTTAATCAATCAGAACGTTTAAAGCATGGTGATCTCATCACAATCATTGATCGTTCTTTCAG GTTTGAGTACCCACCTCCTAAGACACCGAAGAAGACGCTGTCCACACCTGGAAAAGACAAAGCAGTTCAG GCTTTGCAGGAGCAGCAGGAAAAAAGCACACCTGTTCCTGTGGACAAGAGGAAGTCAGAGCATTCGTTTG ACACTTGTTTAAAAGATGGGTCAAATTTGCCACCATCTGTGGAACAAACTGTTGAGACTGAACCAGAAGGCAGCAAACTTAAAAAAGACAGTATGTCACCTTTTTGTGAGCTGTACCAAATGGTCAAACAGGACCTTGCTGCAAAATCACCATGGAAGTCTGAGCTACCAAAAACACCTCTTGCAAGACCTCAGGTTGGTCACAAGAAAGTTCTTGCTGCAGATGTTAAAAGTAGTCCGATACCAGTCCCAACCACATCTACCAAGAAGCGAAGATCTTCGAAATCCAAATCTGAAGATTCAACTGGACCAGCTATTATTCAGAGCTCATTGAATGCAAATGTGGAAGAAAAACCCACTGAAGATATGCCATCTGTAGGGCCCAGTACCCCCTCAATTACGGAGAAAAATATAATTCCTGTCTCCCAGAAGAAGAGAACACCCTTGAAATCACCTCAGAAGTTCAGTGCTGATGACGTAGTCCAGCAGATTGTCATAGAGCCACAGCCTGAAGAGAAAACCCCTAAATCCCCAAAAGGAAGGAGAAGTGGTGGATCACAGAATCAAAGCCTTTCTCATCAAATACCCTCAGTCGAGCCTCAGACTCCAGGCTCTGAGGATAAAAACACTGAAGTGAAAATGTCACCGAGAACATCTCCAAGAGCAAATGCTGGCAAAAGATTTCAAGTCCAAGATGTTCTGCCTGAAATTACGGCTACCACATCAGCTTCTAAGAAGCAAG GTAATGAGCTATGTGATGGTAATGAATCTTACAATGAAGTAACCATTCCAAAATCAAAGAAAAAGCGAGTGTCCTTTGGTGGTCAGTTAAGCCCAGAGCTATTTGATAAACGCCTGCCTCCAAATTCCCCCCTTCGGCGTGGGGCAGCCCCACGACGTAGTTTGGGTCTTTCCCAAAAGCCCCAATCTCTCCTACGACGAGCATCCACCATCGGTCTTATG gctcttcGACTTGCAGAAACCTTTCCAGAGGCTCAAAAACATTCTCCAAAGAGAGCTTCACCCAAACGGACAGCATCTCCAGCGAAGACTCAATCACCTGGTAAAAAGTCACCAAGTACCAAGGCTAGAACTCCATCTCCTGCCAAAAAGTCACCATGTTCCAAAGCTAAAACTCCATCACCTAAACCTCAAAAGTCACCATCTGCTTCAACCAAGGCTCCAACACCATCCTCTTCTCCTGCTACACCCAGGACACCTTCTTCTGCTAAGAGAGCTTCATCTTCAGCGATTGAGTCTGTGGGTGACATGTCTTTAACTGTGACACCTAGGGTGCAGGGGCGGTTTTCAATCTCTCGTATCAGTACTCCATCACCTGTCCAGGACCAAGGGGACGAGTCTGAACCACAGTCAACCATTGTAGATGTGCCCCAGAAATGTGTAACACCAAAGATACCTTTAAGGAGGAAGAGCATGAAGTCTTCTTCAAGAAAAACACCCAAAAGTGCAATTAAAAGTGCACTTGATGTCATGCGTTCAAGACGCAGTGGAGCATCACGGGCTAATCTAAAAG TGTTGACCTCTTGGGCTGATATTGTGAAGTTTGGTCAAACCAAACCTCAGATGGAAGTTACAACTAAGAAAAAATCTACGAAGAACATAGTAGTGAAGAAAACTGCAGTCCCAAAACCCAAG ACACCTGCACGGAGGCTGAAAGATGATGTCAGCACTGGGCATGCAGCATCTCCACTTACCATTGTTGTTGGCAAAGCCCATATGAAGACTAACCAGTCTGTTGGTGCTGCACCTAAAATAGTGCCAAACATAGCACTGTTCAAGAAGGACATGAAAATGGATGAGGACTTGACAG GTGTTGCAGAGAttttcaaaacacctgcaaacacCAGGTCTAAGAATAGAGTTCTTGTGAATAATGAATGTCCAGAGATTCTTCTGAATGAGATTTCAGTGATGAAAACACCAGAGGAATTGG GTGAAATGATGGTTTCACCATTAAGTGTGGTCTCCACTGCCAAACGTGGTGGCTACAACAATGAAGCAGTGACACGACTTCTTTTGGACAACCAGGATGATAGTTTGTTGGAAGACGAAAGTCTTTCTCAGCTCCCTGAGAACTCAAATGAGGCAAGTTTCCATGACATCATTCCAGACGTAGAGACACCTTCTGATGTACAAATGGAGGAAGAGGCTGCTGCACCTGAAGCAGTAGTCAAAACCCCAAAACAGAGAGCAGCACCATCTTTGTGCCTCACTGGAGTCAAGCGACTCATGAAGACACCCAAACAGAAGGCAGAACCAATTGAGGATTTAAGAGGAAAGCTGCTCAAGACCCCGAAGGTATTTAAACCTTCCCAGCATGAAAGTCTAGAAGGTGTTAAGGAACTCTTAAAGACTCCCAAATACAGGGGAGCTCCAGTAGAAGACATGGTTGGAGTGAAAAGAGTGATGCAGACACCAAAAGAGAAAAGCAAACCTGTACTCTGCGCAGCTGGTCTTCAGAGGCTTATGAGAACACCCAAAGAAAAGGCAGAGCAACATGAAGACCTGACTGGTGTGAAAGAACTGATGAAAACACCAAAAATAGAGGGAGCTATGGTGGAGAATCAGTTAGGGCCAAAACGATTGGTGAAGACACCTAAGCGGAAGAGAAATCAAGTTGAAGAGGACCTAACTGGTGTTCAACAACTGATGAAGACCCCTAAGCACAAAGGAGAACCAGTTGAAGATGAAATGTGTGTACAAAGGCTAATGCAGACTCCCAAAGAGAAAGATGTACCTGTAGAAGAAATCTCTGGTTTGAAGCAGGTAATTCAGGCTCCCAATCAAAAAGAAGATCCTGTCAGCAGTCAGTTTGGAATCAGTGACCTGATGAGGACCCCTCAATTTAAAGAATCATTGGCAGAGGATTATTCTGGGTTTAAAGAATTTCAGTCAGAGAATAGCTCTTCCCTGACAACAGAAAGCAGAGTGACTGAGCCTACTGAG ATACAAGAACCAGAGGAAAGTGGCTCTGGATTCATACCAGTTGAAG GTTTGGATGAGGAACATGACGAAGAAAATGTCTGTCCAGTTAAAACCATGGAGACTGAAGTTGTAAAATCTGTGGATCTTCAGTGCACAGCTAAAGTAGTTGAATCTAATCAGAGTGATCAAGAGGTTGAGACTGTAATTCCCCAGGAAAGACACCCTGACCAGAATGAAGAGTCAATTTCAGTTGAGGCTGTTGATGTCTTTTCTTTTGGGGCAGATGAGAAAACCCAGGAGCAGTCTGAAGAAGCTGTATGCGTATCTGATAATACCAATGCAACAGTTGGAGCTACCCCAACTGCTGAGCCAGAGGAGCTAATCAAGTCTCCACCTGCCAACAAAATTCAGCGTGGCAGTCGAGGAAGAGCAGCACAGAAATCCAAAAATGAAATGGTCAAAGCACCTGCTGTGTTGTCATTAATTGAAGAGGAAAATATGAGTTGTCCAATTCCTGCTAGCCCTGCCAGAGGAAGGAGAGGCAAGATACTTCTTGAAGTTCCagaaatggccgccagcccagtcaGAAAATCAGCCCGTGGTAGAGTTCCCAAGCATAGCTTTGTGGAAGAAGAGGCAAAGAATACTGAGGCTTCCCAAGTACTTGTAGAGTCCATAAATACTGAGATACCAGAGAACCTGCCTGTTGTTACCAAAACCAGGAAAGGAAGGAAAGCTAAACAAGATGATGCTGTAGTTGTGCCCACTGTTGATGCAAATGCTGTTGACCCACAGTGTCCTGATGCCAGCGAAGAGCAGGTCCAAGCTCCTGTTGTGAAACCTGGGAGAAGAAAGAAGATGGAAAAAATAGAAAGCCAACCTTCAGAAGAACCTGAACAGAAAACTGAAATTGTTTGTGAAGAAAATGCTGTTGCATCAGAGGATGTGAAGTTGCAGACTTCACTAGGTACTGAAACTGTCTCTACAACTAGAGCTAGGAGGGGTAGGCCAGCAAAGAAGGAACACTTGAAAACCGAGCCAACCCCTGCTTCAGAAAGTGAAATCCCAAGCACTCATGTTGTTGTAGTGGCTGAGAAGCCACTGACACCTGTGGCAAAGTCAGGGCGTGGAAGGAAAGGTAAAAAAGAAACTGTCAAGGACCAACCCTTGGATGATGTCACTGTTGTTTCCAAAGCTGTGTCAGAGGCAGATGTTGACAACAAAGAGGAGACTCAAACACTTGTGGTCAAGTCTGGCAGAGGGAGAAAGGCTAAACTGCAGAAACCACAAATAGCTGAAGAGGTTGTTGAGCAAACTGCTATAGAAACCTGCACACATATTCCTGTGACTGAAGAACCCACTGAAATGTTGGTCAAATCTGTGAGAGGGAATAGGAAGACAAAGCAGTCAAAGATGACCGTTTCAGTTGAGGAGAACATTGTCAGTCCAGTTGAACAAGCAGAAACCCCTGCTGTAAAACCTGGTCGAAAAAGGGCAGTAATTGCAAAGGAACCTGAAATGGTAGCAGATGTTTCTGTCAAAAGGGGTCGCCGTGCTGTTGCAGACCCTGCACCACCAGTTGCTATAGTATCTAGCCGTGCACGTAAAGCAGTTGCCAAGGCAGAGTCTGAGGTTACCGAGGATGTGGCTTCATCAGAGGAGCCAGTTAAGCCTGTAAAACATACCAGGAGAACAGCAAAAGCACCCGAATCAAAGAAAGAAGAAAGTACCATGACACAAGCAGATTCTGAATTTGTTGCTGTTGAGAATACAACAGTTGTTGCACTGGCTAAAGTGGAAAGAGGGAGCCGTGGCAAAAAACAGAAGGATTTAACTAAGGACATCTCTAAAAACCAAATCAAAGAATCTGCTGCAGTTGAGGAAGCTAATGAAATGAAACCCTCAAAAACGGTTAACTGGGGCCCCGATTTGGTCATCGGTAAAGATATTGAAACTTCTACAGATGTAAAAGAACCACTAATGAAGAAATCCAAAAGATTAGGCAAATTGCCATCTGAGACAACCTCCACAGAATCAAATGAATCAGCTGATCTGCCACCCAGAGGCCGCAGAGGGAGGGGAGCGAAAAAAGAAGAACCTCCTGTTGCAGACTCTAAAGAAGCAGCTCCGGTACTTGCCAAGCCATTGAGAAGAGGAAAGGCAGTGGCTCCTTCTGCACCCAAATCAGAGCCCACTGATAGCAAGACATCAACTCCCCTCAAAAGGAAAAGGAATGAGGTTATCGAGGTAACGGATGAGTCAGTAAATCAGGAACCTTTGCCAAAGAGAAGAGGCAGAGTGGCCAAAAGCGCTGAAGTTGCAGCAGAGGTCTCcagcaaagaaaaaatatctgaagCTGAACCAGAAAATGCTGAACCAACTCCCAAGAAAACTGGTAATAGAGCTGCAAGAGGACAGAAAAGGACAGCTCAGGAACCAGATCCGGCACCTGCCAAGGCTCAAGAGTCTGTTTTAG GAACCACCACTCGAAAAGGAAGGAGTGTGAAAAAAGTAGAGGAAGTAGATGTCCCTACAGAGGCAGCTCCTGTTAGACGCACCAGGAGGAAGTAA